One region of Pseudomonas glycinae genomic DNA includes:
- a CDS encoding Zn-dependent hydrolase, which translates to MNAAVDVLQSTHQHINRDRLWASLMELAKLGATVKGGVCRLALTDLDRQARDLFVQWCKDAGCSVMVDEVGNIFARRPGRNPNLPPVMTGSHIDTQPTGGKFDGCFGVLAGVEVLRTLNDLGVETEAPLEVVVWTNEEGSRFAPCMMGSGVFAEKFTLEETLAKVDADGVTVGEALNAIGYAGPRKVSGHKVGAYFEAHIEQGPILEDEQKTIGVVLGALGQKWFDLKLRGVEAHAGPTPMHLRKDALVGASVIVGAVNRAALGHQPHACGTVGCLQAYPGSRNVIPGEVRMTLDFRHLEPARLDSMIAEVKQVIEATCEEHGLTYELTPTADFPPLYFEKGCVEAVRGAAKGLGLSHMDIVSGAGHDAIFLAELGPAGMIFVPCEGGISHNEIENAAPDDLAAGCAVLLRAMLAASAAVAGGQRAA; encoded by the coding sequence ATGAACGCAGCCGTAGACGTTCTGCAATCGACCCATCAGCACATCAACCGCGACCGCTTGTGGGCGTCGCTCATGGAACTGGCGAAGCTGGGCGCCACGGTCAAGGGCGGGGTCTGTCGCCTGGCCCTGACCGACCTCGACCGCCAGGCCCGCGACCTGTTCGTGCAGTGGTGCAAGGACGCCGGTTGCAGCGTCATGGTCGATGAAGTCGGCAACATCTTCGCCCGCCGCCCCGGCCGCAATCCGAACCTGCCGCCGGTGATGACCGGCAGCCACATCGACACCCAACCCACCGGCGGCAAGTTCGACGGTTGCTTCGGCGTGCTGGCCGGGGTCGAAGTGTTGCGCACCCTCAACGACCTCGGCGTGGAAACCGAGGCACCGCTGGAAGTGGTGGTCTGGACCAACGAAGAAGGCTCGCGCTTCGCCCCATGCATGATGGGCTCCGGCGTGTTCGCCGAAAAATTCACCCTCGAAGAAACCCTGGCCAAGGTCGATGCCGACGGCGTAACCGTCGGCGAAGCACTGAACGCCATCGGCTACGCCGGGCCGCGCAAGGTCAGCGGGCACAAGGTCGGCGCCTATTTCGAAGCGCACATCGAACAAGGACCGATCCTTGAGGACGAACAGAAAACCATCGGCGTAGTGCTCGGCGCTCTGGGGCAGAAGTGGTTCGACCTGAAACTGCGCGGTGTCGAAGCCCACGCCGGCCCGACCCCGATGCACCTGCGCAAGGACGCCCTGGTCGGCGCCTCGGTGATTGTCGGTGCAGTCAATCGTGCAGCGCTCGGTCATCAACCCCACGCCTGCGGCACGGTCGGTTGCCTGCAAGCCTATCCCGGTTCGCGCAACGTCATTCCCGGCGAAGTGCGCATGACCCTCGACTTCCGCCACCTGGAACCGGCACGCCTCGACTCGATGATCGCCGAGGTCAAGCAAGTCATCGAAGCGACCTGCGAGGAACACGGCCTGACCTATGAACTGACCCCGACCGCCGACTTCCCGCCGCTGTATTTCGAAAAGGGCTGCGTCGAAGCCGTGCGCGGCGCCGCCAAAGGCCTGGGCCTGTCGCACATGGACATCGTCAGCGGCGCCGGCCACGACGCGATTTTCCTCGCCGAACTCGGCCCGGCCGGGATGATCTTCGTGCCGTGCGAAGGCGGCATCAGCCACAACGAAATCGAAAACGCCGCGCCGGACGATCTGGCGGCGGGCTGTGCGGTGTTGTTGCGGGCGATGCTGGCGGCTTCGGCAGCGGTGGCCGGGGGGCAACGCGCTGCCTGA
- a CDS encoding phosphotransferase family protein, whose translation MALTDQSTRIRSGEELDASLIDPYLKAHIPGLTGTPQISQFPGGASNLTYLLEYPDQEFVLRRPPFGHKAKSAHDMGREFRILNQLRDGFPYCPKAYVHCTDESVIGAEFYVMERVRGIILRSDLPPELGLDAAKTEALCKSFIDRFVELHRVDYKACGLGDLGKPEGYVARQIKGWSERYEKALTPDAPHWEQVKAWLNDKMPADHPTSSIVHNDYRFDNVILDPSNPMQIIGVLDWELTTLGDPLMDLGNTLAYWIQADDPAPVQLMRRQPSHAPGMLTRREFVDYYAERSGIQIDNFDFYYTYGLFRLAGIVQQIYYRFFHGQTQDKRFAQFIHMNKLLEQMSLQVIDKSSL comes from the coding sequence ATGGCGCTTACTGACCAGTCCACCCGTATCCGCTCTGGCGAAGAACTCGATGCCAGCCTGATCGATCCGTACCTCAAGGCGCACATTCCGGGCCTGACCGGCACACCGCAGATCAGCCAGTTTCCCGGCGGCGCGTCGAACCTGACCTACCTGCTGGAATACCCGGACCAGGAATTCGTCCTGCGCCGTCCGCCGTTCGGCCACAAAGCCAAGTCCGCCCACGACATGGGCCGCGAATTCCGCATCCTCAACCAGTTGCGCGACGGTTTCCCGTATTGCCCGAAAGCCTATGTGCACTGCACCGATGAGTCAGTGATCGGTGCCGAGTTCTATGTGATGGAACGGGTCAGGGGGATCATCCTGCGCTCGGACCTGCCGCCGGAACTGGGCCTGGACGCGGCCAAAACCGAAGCCCTGTGCAAGAGTTTCATCGACCGTTTCGTCGAGCTGCATCGGGTCGACTACAAAGCCTGCGGCCTCGGCGATCTGGGCAAACCGGAAGGCTACGTCGCCCGCCAGATCAAAGGCTGGAGCGAACGCTACGAGAAAGCCCTGACCCCGGACGCACCGCACTGGGAACAGGTCAAAGCCTGGCTCAACGACAAGATGCCGGCCGATCACCCGACCTCCAGCATCGTCCACAACGACTACCGCTTCGACAACGTCATCCTCGACCCGAGCAACCCGATGCAGATCATCGGCGTGCTCGACTGGGAACTGACTACCCTTGGCGATCCATTGATGGATCTGGGCAACACCCTCGCCTACTGGATCCAGGCCGACGATCCGGCGCCGGTACAACTGATGCGCCGCCAGCCAAGCCACGCCCCGGGCATGCTGACGCGCCGCGAATTCGTCGATTACTACGCCGAGCGTTCGGGCATCCAGATCGACAATTTCGACTTCTACTACACCTACGGCCTGTTCCGCCTGGCCGGCATCGTGCAGCAGATTTACTACCGCTTCTTCCATGGCCAGACCCAGGACAAACGCTTCGCGCAGTTCATTCACATGAACAAACTGCTGGAACAGATGAGCCTGCAGGTCATTGACAAATCCAGCCTCTGA
- a CDS encoding tautomerase family protein — MPLVRVDIKKNPDPTFAKRIGEVIYAALRSEINVPEHDNFQVLAEHDDQHFVYDPQYLGIRRSDGIVFIQLTISEGRTVEMKQRLFQTIARNLNEQLAVRQEDVFINLVEVKKENWSFGNGIAQYVT; from the coding sequence ATGCCTCTCGTCCGCGTCGACATCAAGAAAAACCCGGACCCGACGTTCGCCAAACGCATTGGCGAAGTGATCTACGCCGCCCTGCGCAGCGAGATCAATGTGCCGGAACACGACAATTTCCAGGTGCTGGCCGAGCACGACGACCAGCACTTCGTCTATGACCCGCAATACCTGGGGATCCGGCGCAGCGACGGCATCGTGTTCATCCAGCTGACCATCAGCGAAGGCCGCACCGTAGAAATGAAACAACGGCTGTTCCAGACCATCGCGCGCAACCTGAACGAGCAACTGGCCGTGCGCCAGGAGGACGTGTTCATCAATCTGGTGGAGGTGAAAAAAGAGAACTGGTCGTTCGGCAACGGCATCGCCCAGTACGTGACCTGA
- a CDS encoding 2-hydroxyacid dehydrogenase, giving the protein MPATVLVLVETINDYLPILERQGFHLILAPTPAERAQAIATHGARIDAVLTRGPLGLYAEEMAALPALKIICVIGAGYEQVDLQAASDRGLTVTNGAGVNASSVADHAMAMLLALVRDIPRCDAAVRRGEWPKIMRPSLAGKRLGILGLGAVGMAIAKRAGLGFDMEISYHNRQVRSDVPYAFCSTPTELARASDFLVVATPGGIGSQHLVTRPVLDALGPNGFIVNIARASVIATADLIAALEQRRIAGAALDVFDHEPQVPDALKNLSNVLLTPHVAGLSPEATQGTVELVGKNLVAFFSGQPVLTPLQLPPKLNNQRVH; this is encoded by the coding sequence ATGCCCGCCACCGTTCTGGTACTGGTTGAAACCATCAATGATTATTTGCCGATTCTCGAACGACAGGGTTTTCATCTGATTCTCGCGCCGACCCCTGCCGAACGCGCGCAGGCCATTGCCACCCACGGGGCACGGATCGACGCGGTACTGACCCGTGGCCCGCTGGGCTTATACGCCGAAGAAATGGCAGCATTGCCCGCGCTGAAAATCATCTGCGTGATCGGCGCCGGTTACGAGCAGGTCGACCTGCAAGCCGCCAGCGACCGTGGGCTGACCGTGACCAACGGCGCCGGCGTCAACGCTTCGTCGGTGGCCGACCACGCCATGGCGATGCTGCTGGCGCTGGTGCGCGACATTCCGCGCTGCGATGCCGCAGTGCGTCGGGGCGAGTGGCCGAAGATCATGCGCCCTTCGCTGGCCGGCAAGCGCCTGGGCATTCTCGGGCTGGGCGCGGTGGGGATGGCGATTGCCAAACGCGCGGGGCTGGGCTTCGACATGGAGATCAGCTATCACAACCGTCAGGTGCGCAGCGATGTGCCTTACGCGTTCTGCTCGACCCCGACCGAACTGGCCCGGGCCTCGGACTTTCTGGTGGTTGCCACGCCCGGCGGCATCGGCAGCCAGCATCTGGTGACCCGCCCGGTGCTTGATGCCCTGGGGCCCAATGGTTTCATCGTCAACATTGCCCGTGCCAGCGTGATCGCCACTGCCGACTTGATCGCCGCACTGGAACAACGTCGAATCGCCGGCGCAGCGCTGGATGTGTTCGATCACGAGCCGCAAGTGCCCGATGCGCTGAAAAATCTCAGCAACGTGCTTCTTACCCCTCACGTCGCCGGGTTGTCACCGGAAGCCACTCAAGGCACCGTTGAGCTGGTGGGCAAGAATCTGGTGGCGTTCTTCTCAGGGCAACCGGTACTGACGCCGCTCCAGCTACCGCCGAAACTCAACAACCAGCGCGTGCACTGA
- a CDS encoding DUF1652 domain-containing protein: protein MIYLAQLRARLERSFSPLACECVVDGDHSLTVKLYEPVSGRVDLVISGLSLGALRTPEAVDALIGELRYELESNSLRSPS from the coding sequence ATGATTTATCTGGCGCAGTTGCGGGCTCGGCTTGAGCGCAGTTTTTCGCCGTTGGCTTGTGAGTGTGTGGTGGATGGGGATCATTCCCTTACTGTGAAGCTTTATGAGCCGGTTTCGGGGCGGGTGGATCTGGTGATCAGTGGGTTGAGTCTTGGTGCCTTGCGTACTCCGGAAGCGGTGGATGCTTTGATTGGTGAGTTGCGGTATGAGCTTGAGAGTAATTCTTTGCGTTCGCCCAGTTGA
- a CDS encoding helix-turn-helix transcriptional regulator gives MSRDVLTTETNRRQLQQIIAGLSDGVILLELDQTILWANEAALAMHGVSRIGELGNNAGEYVERFNLRYRNNHTLTPEQYPISRVATGETFSDVLVEVSPRSDEERTWVHSVRSMVLTDRDGDIESLVLIMSDVTDWANAEQRFEKTFNANPAPAVICRLSDLRYIKVNPGFLEMTGYTRDQVIGASTYELDILEQAERKDLAIQRLRDVATIPQMQAELRLPDGGSKQVIVAGQPLVLNDEDCMLFSFVDMELRHKAEVALRQSEERFAKAFRLTPVPILICSADEQRLIDVNQAFLDTLAYESDDVLGKTVAQLDFIDEPAERARLLAALEKTGRVDRVDMRIRRKDAELLECAMSADTVNIQDAVCYLLVLMDITERKRTELELVAAIEEVMKDASWFSRTLIEKLANVKKVNSPQLPSVSFTDLTARERDVLALICEGLADKEIAARLKLAPNTVRNHVATVYSKLDVHSRSEAIVWARERGLFSGGGRGQR, from the coding sequence ATGAGCCGGGACGTCCTGACCACCGAAACCAATCGCCGTCAGTTGCAGCAGATCATTGCCGGCCTGTCCGACGGGGTGATTCTGCTGGAGCTCGACCAGACGATTCTCTGGGCCAACGAAGCCGCGCTGGCGATGCATGGTGTCAGCCGGATCGGCGAGCTGGGCAACAACGCCGGGGAATACGTCGAGCGCTTCAACCTGCGGTATCGCAACAACCACACGTTGACGCCGGAGCAATACCCGATCAGCCGCGTGGCGACCGGGGAAACGTTCAGTGATGTGCTGGTAGAGGTTTCCCCGCGCAGCGATGAAGAACGCACCTGGGTGCACAGTGTGCGCAGCATGGTGCTGACCGATCGGGACGGCGACATCGAATCGTTGGTGCTGATCATGAGCGACGTCACCGATTGGGCCAACGCCGAGCAGCGCTTCGAAAAAACCTTCAACGCCAACCCGGCGCCGGCGGTGATCTGCCGCCTCAGCGATCTGCGTTACATCAAGGTCAATCCGGGTTTTCTGGAAATGACCGGCTACACCCGCGATCAGGTGATCGGCGCCTCGACCTATGAGCTGGATATTCTCGAACAGGCCGAGCGCAAGGACCTGGCGATCCAGCGCTTGCGCGATGTCGCGACGATCCCGCAGATGCAGGCCGAGCTGCGATTGCCGGACGGTGGCAGTAAACAGGTGATCGTCGCGGGGCAGCCATTGGTGCTCAATGACGAGGATTGCATGCTGTTCTCGTTCGTCGACATGGAGCTCAGGCATAAGGCCGAAGTCGCCCTGCGCCAGAGTGAAGAGCGGTTCGCCAAGGCCTTTCGCCTGACGCCGGTACCGATCCTGATTTGCAGCGCCGATGAGCAGCGGCTGATCGACGTCAATCAGGCCTTTCTCGATACCTTGGCTTACGAGAGCGACGACGTGCTCGGCAAGACCGTCGCGCAACTGGACTTCATCGATGAACCGGCGGAACGCGCCCGGTTACTGGCGGCACTGGAGAAAACCGGCCGCGTTGACCGCGTCGATATGCGGATCCGCAGGAAAGACGCCGAGCTGCTGGAGTGCGCGATGTCCGCCGACACCGTCAACATCCAGGACGCGGTGTGCTATCTGCTGGTGCTGATGGACATCACCGAGCGCAAGCGCACCGAGCTTGAGCTGGTGGCGGCGATTGAAGAGGTGATGAAGGATGCATCCTGGTTCAGTCGGACGTTGATCGAAAAGCTGGCCAATGTGAAGAAGGTCAACTCGCCGCAGCTGCCGAGCGTGTCGTTCACCGATCTGACGGCCCGGGAGCGTGATGTGCTGGCGCTGATCTGTGAGGGGCTGGCGGACAAGGAGATTGCTGCGCGGCTGAAGCTGGCGCCGAACACGGTGCGCAATCATGTGGCGACGGTGTATTCGAAGCTGGATGTGCACAGTCGAAGCGAGGCGATTGTCTGGGCTCGCGAGCGCGGGTTGTTTTCGGGGGGCGGTCGGGGGCAGCGGTAA
- a CDS encoding NCS1 family nucleobase:cation symporter-1 produces MQQNRSQVTERDGLFELEAGSDVLDSPRYNHDMAPTKVRERTWNKWHITALWVGMSICVPTYTLGGVLTAYFGLTVGEALLAILFANVIVLIPLTLNAFPGTKYGIPFPVLLRSSFGILGSNVPCLIRALVACGWFGIQTMFGGLAIHLFLGSVFDGWKSLGGTGEVIGFMIFWALNLWVVIRGAESIKWLETLSAPLLVAVGIGLLVWAMPNVSMTELLAIPPKRPEGASVVSYFAAGLTAMVGFWATLSLNIPDFSRYARSQKDQILGQIFGLPLTMFLFAALGVVMTAASVKLVGVSVSDPVTLIGHIQSPVWVAVAMALIIIATLSTNTAANIVSPTNDFQNIAPKVINRTKAVILTGFVGLALMGHELLKKLGLIVSDVSLETVYSNWLLGYSSLLGPIAGIMVVDYFLIKKQQLDLAGLYRDDVYPAWNWSGFIAFGVPVVLTLLSLGSSAFSWFYSYGWFTGSALGGLIYYGLCAMRAQPSAVKTPA; encoded by the coding sequence ATGCAACAGAACAGATCGCAAGTGACCGAGCGCGACGGCTTGTTCGAACTCGAAGCCGGCAGCGACGTCCTCGACAGTCCCCGTTACAACCACGACATGGCACCGACCAAGGTGCGCGAACGAACCTGGAACAAGTGGCACATCACCGCACTGTGGGTCGGCATGTCGATCTGCGTGCCGACCTACACCCTCGGCGGCGTGCTCACCGCGTATTTCGGTTTGACCGTCGGTGAGGCGCTGCTGGCGATTCTGTTTGCCAACGTCATCGTCCTGATTCCCCTCACACTCAACGCGTTTCCCGGCACCAAATACGGCATTCCGTTTCCGGTGCTGCTGCGCTCGTCGTTTGGCATTCTCGGCTCCAATGTGCCGTGCCTGATCCGCGCGTTGGTGGCGTGCGGCTGGTTCGGCATCCAGACCATGTTTGGCGGGCTGGCGATTCACCTGTTTCTCGGCTCGGTGTTCGACGGCTGGAAATCCCTCGGCGGGACGGGGGAGGTGATCGGTTTCATGATCTTCTGGGCGCTGAACCTGTGGGTGGTGATCCGTGGCGCCGAGTCGATCAAATGGCTGGAAACCCTTTCCGCGCCGCTGCTGGTGGCGGTCGGCATCGGGCTGCTGGTATGGGCCATGCCGAATGTGTCGATGACCGAGTTGCTGGCGATTCCGCCGAAGCGTCCCGAAGGTGCGAGCGTGGTCAGTTACTTCGCCGCCGGGCTGACGGCGATGGTCGGTTTCTGGGCCACGTTGTCGCTGAACATTCCTGACTTCAGCCGGTATGCCCGCAGCCAGAAGGATCAGATCCTCGGGCAGATTTTCGGTCTGCCGCTGACCATGTTCCTGTTCGCCGCACTGGGCGTGGTGATGACCGCCGCCTCGGTGAAACTGGTGGGCGTCAGCGTCTCCGATCCGGTGACGTTGATCGGCCATATCCAGAGCCCGGTGTGGGTTGCGGTGGCCATGGCGCTGATCATCATCGCCACGCTGTCGACCAACACTGCCGCGAACATTGTCTCGCCAACCAACGACTTCCAGAACATCGCGCCCAAAGTCATCAACCGCACCAAAGCGGTGATTCTCACCGGGTTCGTCGGGCTGGCGCTGATGGGCCATGAGCTGCTGAAAAAGCTTGGGCTGATCGTCTCCGATGTCAGCCTGGAAACCGTGTATTCGAACTGGCTGCTGGGCTATTCCAGTCTGCTCGGGCCGATTGCCGGGATCATGGTGGTGGACTATTTCCTGATCAAGAAACAGCAACTGGACCTGGCCGGCCTGTACCGCGACGACGTGTACCCGGCGTGGAACTGGTCCGGGTTCATCGCTTTCGGCGTGCCGGTGGTGCTGACCCTGCTGTCGCTGGGCAGCAGCGCATTCAGCTGGTTCTACAGCTACGGCTGGTTCACCGGCTCGGCGCTGGGCGGGTTGATCTATTACGGGTTGTGCGCGATGCGTGCGCAGCCCTCTGCCGTGAAAACACCGGCGTAG
- a CDS encoding HAAAP family serine/threonine permease, whose protein sequence is MNDQANSVEQRFEAAAPAELSSWNRHDTTWMLGLFGTAIGAGTLFLPINAGLGGFWPLVILALLAFPMTFYAHRGLTRFVLSGREGADITDVVEQHFGIKAGALITLLYFFAIFPILLIYSVGLTNTVASFLEHQLHITPPPRALLSFVLILGLLAVVRCGEQVIVKAMSLMVYPFIVALLFLAVYLIPHWNGGILTTASQVPAPSALLHTLWLAIPVMVFSFNHSPIISAFAVDQKRRYGVHADERSSQILSRAHLLMVVMVLFFVFSCVLTLSPEQLAQAKAQNLSILSYLANHFSNPTIAFAAPLIAFVAISKSFLGHYIGASEGLKGLIVKSGKRPGAKALDRIVAAFMLVVCWIVATLNPSILGMIETIGGPVIAAILFLMPMYAIRKVPAMARYRGQMSNVFVTAVGLVAISALIYSLTA, encoded by the coding sequence ATGAATGATCAGGCCAATAGCGTCGAACAACGCTTTGAGGCGGCAGCACCAGCCGAACTGTCGAGCTGGAATCGCCATGACACTACCTGGATGTTGGGACTGTTCGGGACGGCCATCGGCGCCGGTACCCTGTTTTTGCCGATCAACGCAGGTCTGGGTGGCTTCTGGCCGCTGGTGATCCTCGCGCTGCTGGCCTTCCCGATGACGTTCTACGCACACCGCGGTCTGACCCGCTTCGTGCTCTCCGGTCGCGAAGGCGCCGACATCACTGACGTGGTGGAGCAGCATTTCGGCATCAAGGCCGGCGCGCTGATCACGTTGCTGTACTTCTTCGCAATCTTCCCGATCCTGCTGATCTACAGCGTCGGCCTGACCAACACGGTCGCCAGTTTCCTCGAACACCAACTGCACATCACGCCGCCACCGCGCGCGCTGCTGTCGTTCGTGCTGATCCTCGGCCTGCTGGCCGTGGTGCGCTGCGGCGAGCAAGTGATCGTCAAGGCCATGAGCCTGATGGTGTATCCGTTCATCGTTGCGCTGCTGTTCCTGGCGGTGTACCTGATTCCGCACTGGAACGGCGGCATCCTGACCACGGCTTCGCAAGTGCCGGCACCGTCGGCGCTGCTGCACACGCTGTGGCTGGCGATTCCGGTGATGGTGTTCTCGTTCAACCACTCGCCGATCATCTCGGCGTTTGCGGTGGATCAGAAGCGCCGTTACGGTGTCCACGCCGACGAGCGTAGCTCGCAGATCCTGTCCCGCGCCCACCTGCTGATGGTGGTGATGGTGCTGTTCTTCGTCTTCAGTTGCGTACTGACCCTGTCGCCGGAGCAACTGGCGCAAGCCAAGGCGCAGAACCTGTCGATCCTGTCGTACCTGGCCAACCACTTCAGCAACCCGACCATCGCGTTCGCGGCGCCGCTGATTGCGTTCGTGGCGATCTCCAAGTCGTTCCTTGGTCACTACATCGGTGCCAGCGAAGGCCTGAAAGGCTTGATCGTCAAAAGCGGCAAGCGTCCGGGCGCCAAGGCGCTGGATCGCATTGTGGCGGCGTTCATGCTGGTGGTGTGCTGGATCGTGGCGACCCTGAACCCGAGCATCCTCGGCATGATCGAAACCATCGGTGGCCCGGTCATCGCGGCGATCCTGTTCCTGATGCCGATGTACGCGATCCGCAAAGTGCCGGCGATGGCCCGTTATCGTGGGCAGATGTCGAACGTGTTTGTCACCGCAGTGGGTCTGGTGGCGATTTCGGCGTTGATCTACTCGCTGACTGCTTAA
- a CDS encoding trimeric intracellular cation channel family protein, with protein MRHSISRAPVKARVEWIVLVADLVGTAVFAVEGAIAAMRSQLDLLGVMVIAFIVALGGGVTRDLLIGAAPPKAVADWRYPALAFAMGGVAFVFHELVLGWSGSTLIVLDAAGLALFAVAGAQKALNFGISPFVAMLMGTITGVGGGVLRDIVLARVPVVLQADLYASSAFVGAAVLIVGRRLGVPPVAAALLAGAACLLLRLLSVHFGWQLPKVPGA; from the coding sequence TTGCGTCACTCAATAAGCCGGGCGCCTGTGAAGGCGCGGGTCGAGTGGATTGTGCTGGTGGCCGATCTGGTCGGCACGGCGGTGTTTGCGGTTGAAGGCGCGATTGCGGCGATGCGCAGTCAGCTCGATCTGCTCGGGGTGATGGTGATTGCGTTCATCGTTGCGCTCGGTGGCGGGGTGACGCGTGATCTGTTGATCGGTGCGGCGCCGCCCAAGGCTGTGGCGGACTGGCGCTATCCGGCGCTGGCGTTTGCCATGGGCGGGGTGGCGTTTGTTTTTCATGAGCTGGTGCTGGGTTGGTCCGGTTCGACGCTGATCGTGCTGGATGCGGCGGGGTTGGCGTTGTTTGCCGTGGCCGGGGCGCAGAAGGCCTTGAATTTCGGGATCTCGCCGTTTGTGGCCATGCTGATGGGCACGATTACCGGGGTCGGTGGCGGGGTGCTGCGTGACATTGTGCTGGCGCGAGTGCCAGTGGTGTTGCAGGCGGACTTGTATGCCAGTTCGGCGTTTGTTGGCGCGGCGGTGTTGATTGTCGGGCGCAGGCTGGGTGTTCCGCCGGTGGCAGCTGCGTTGCTGGCCGGAGCGGCGTGTTTGTTGTTGCGGTTGTTGTCGGTGCATTTCGGCTGGCAGTTGCCGAAGGTGCCGGGGGCATGA
- a CDS encoding SDR family oxidoreductase, with protein sequence MSKTQLFDLDGKIAFVSGASRGIGEAIAKLLAQQGAHVIVSSRKLEGCQHVADAIIAAGGKATAIACHIGEMEQISQVFAGIKEQFGRLDILVNNAATNPQFCNVLDTDLGAFQKTVDVNIRGYFFMSVEAGKLMRENGGGSIINVASINGISPGIFQGIYSVTKAAVINMTKVFAKECAQFGIRCNALLPGLTDTKFASALVKNDAILKQALTQIPLKRVADPSEMAGAVLYLASDASSYTTGVSLNVDGGFLS encoded by the coding sequence ATGTCCAAGACTCAGTTGTTCGACCTCGACGGCAAGATCGCTTTCGTCTCCGGCGCCAGCCGCGGCATCGGTGAAGCCATCGCCAAACTGCTGGCCCAGCAAGGCGCCCACGTGATCGTTTCGAGCCGCAAGCTCGAAGGCTGCCAACACGTGGCCGACGCCATCATCGCCGCCGGCGGCAAGGCCACCGCCATCGCCTGCCACATCGGCGAAATGGAACAGATCAGCCAGGTCTTCGCCGGCATCAAGGAACAGTTCGGGCGCCTGGACATCCTGGTCAACAACGCCGCGACCAACCCACAGTTCTGCAACGTGCTGGACACCGACCTCGGCGCCTTCCAGAAAACCGTCGACGTGAACATCCGCGGCTACTTCTTCATGTCGGTGGAAGCCGGCAAGCTGATGCGCGAAAACGGCGGCGGCAGCATCATCAACGTGGCCTCGATCAACGGCATTTCGCCGGGGATCTTCCAGGGCATCTACTCGGTGACCAAAGCTGCCGTGATCAACATGACCAAGGTCTTCGCCAAGGAATGCGCGCAGTTCGGCATCCGCTGCAACGCCCTGCTGCCGGGCCTGACCGACACCAAATTCGCCTCGGCCCTGGTGAAGAACGACGCGATCCTGAAACAGGCCCTGACACAGATCCCGCTCAAACGCGTAGCCGACCCGAGCGAAATGGCCGGCGCCGTGCTGTACCTGGCGAGCGATGCCTCGAGCTACACCACCGGCGTATCGCTGAACGTGGACGGCGGATTCCTGTCCTGA